A window of Pseudodesulfovibrio hydrargyri contains these coding sequences:
- a CDS encoding phage tail protein has protein sequence MGAFKDYFFKTLRWPLSHRPGPLAMLAEGLARALDEAREDVIRLRDQFNPWTCGPDMIPPHAGSRGITRYAAETDAQFRERCIRAFAWQSLGGGQLGMPRILAHFGYRGTSMLNVRFEDPERWAEFKPRVPVPASGLHAEDFPRIAWIANETKPARSKLAGIQVAGSVPGSVYAGGITYTTIRVRLTPERTTSIRINGAVHGGGYTHTVARVRA, from the coding sequence GTGGGCGCATTCAAGGACTACTTTTTCAAGACCCTGCGTTGGCCGCTCAGCCATCGGCCCGGCCCGCTGGCCATGCTGGCGGAGGGGCTGGCCCGCGCCCTGGACGAGGCCCGGGAGGACGTCATCCGGCTGCGCGACCAGTTCAACCCGTGGACCTGCGGGCCGGACATGATCCCGCCCCACGCCGGAAGCCGGGGCATCACCCGGTACGCCGCGGAGACGGACGCGCAGTTCCGCGAGCGCTGCATCCGCGCCTTCGCCTGGCAGAGCCTTGGCGGCGGGCAACTCGGCATGCCGCGAATCCTGGCCCACTTCGGCTATCGCGGCACTTCAATGCTCAACGTCCGGTTCGAGGATCCGGAGCGCTGGGCCGAATTCAAGCCCAGGGTGCCGGTTCCGGCCTCCGGCCTTCACGCGGAGGACTTTCCGCGCATCGCCTGGATAGCCAACGAGACCAAGCCCGCCCGCTCAAAGCTGGCGGGCATCCAGGTGGCCGGTTCCGTCCCGGGTTCCGTGTACGCGGGCGGCATCACCTACACGACGATCCGCGTCCGGCTGACCCCGGAACGCACGACATCCATACGCATCAACGGTGCGGTTCACGGCGGCGGGTACACGCATACCGTCGCCCGCGTCCGCGCCTAA
- a CDS encoding baseplate assembly protein: MTDIFGQDIALGHDMQARVAANGELVLTDGPDTGVQDIILRLDTYLASLFYDKGFGSLLRDWVYAGNTEEARIGFAAEVKRRLNEDPRVQPGTVACTVTRWDAASMRAEASFRFIDTDHEQNLVIAVDKSKKEMVIKDADPAVI, translated from the coding sequence ATGACTGACATCTTCGGACAGGACATAGCTCTCGGCCACGACATGCAGGCCCGGGTGGCCGCCAACGGCGAGCTGGTGCTCACGGACGGCCCGGATACGGGCGTGCAGGACATCATCCTTCGCCTGGATACGTACCTTGCTTCCTTGTTCTATGACAAGGGGTTCGGCTCGCTCCTGCGCGATTGGGTCTACGCCGGGAACACCGAGGAGGCGCGGATCGGCTTCGCGGCCGAGGTCAAGCGCCGTTTGAACGAGGACCCGCGCGTCCAGCCCGGTACCGTGGCCTGTACGGTCACGCGATGGGATGCGGCGTCCATGCGGGCCGAGGCCTCGTTCCGTTTCATCGACACCGACCACGAGCAAAACCTCGTCATCGCGGTCGACAAATCAAAAAAGGAAATGGTGATCAAGGATGCCGACCCCGCAGTTATCTAA
- a CDS encoding baseplate J/gp47 family protein has protein sequence MPTPQLSKTLDDVRSMVFGHMEDVQEEYTAKGWMPARLNLNKGVVRGLLEIFCWGLYQLYQLLAAVFEQAAPLTATDEAWMEWHAEQVEAPRKQATKARGLVRFARVSTSGNVPIPAGRIVRTEPDGAGRVYRYVTAEDAVIRNGMNEVAVEVEAEEYGAAANASAGQITEMVTAVSGVDAVANDADWLISEGADIEPLEKLRDRYILRWMGNNGMTKYAYASWALSVTGTVAVKVLDQHPRGQGTVDVIVKGAAGIPTDALLENVRQAVTTGARPGEVQAGPPVNDDWQVRGPQAVPLAIEALLTLYPGTHADSARSGADQRLRALFTDPTTVKGISPLQIGEDVTLDRLTAAVMAVEGVKKVEWTSPGGDVAVAADALATLESLTLTAVEASEE, from the coding sequence ATGCCGACCCCGCAGTTATCTAAGACCCTCGACGACGTGCGCTCCATGGTCTTCGGCCACATGGAGGACGTGCAGGAGGAATACACGGCCAAGGGCTGGATGCCCGCCCGCCTGAACCTGAACAAGGGCGTGGTGCGCGGCCTCCTGGAGATATTCTGCTGGGGGCTCTACCAGCTCTACCAGCTCCTGGCCGCCGTGTTCGAGCAGGCCGCGCCGCTCACCGCCACCGACGAGGCGTGGATGGAGTGGCACGCCGAACAGGTGGAGGCGCCGCGCAAGCAGGCCACCAAGGCCAGGGGCCTGGTCCGCTTCGCCCGCGTGTCCACCTCCGGCAACGTGCCGATTCCGGCGGGCAGGATCGTCCGCACCGAGCCGGACGGGGCCGGGCGGGTCTACCGCTACGTCACCGCCGAGGACGCGGTCATCCGCAACGGCATGAACGAGGTCGCGGTGGAGGTGGAGGCCGAGGAATACGGCGCGGCCGCGAACGCCTCGGCAGGACAGATCACCGAAATGGTCACGGCCGTCTCCGGCGTGGACGCCGTGGCCAACGACGCCGACTGGCTGATCTCGGAAGGCGCGGACATCGAGCCGCTGGAGAAACTCCGGGACCGGTACATCCTGCGCTGGATGGGCAACAACGGCATGACCAAGTACGCCTATGCCTCGTGGGCGCTGTCCGTGACCGGCACCGTGGCCGTCAAGGTCCTGGACCAGCATCCGCGCGGCCAGGGCACGGTGGACGTCATCGTCAAGGGCGCGGCGGGCATCCCCACCGACGCGCTGCTGGAAAATGTCCGCCAGGCCGTCACCACCGGCGCGAGGCCCGGGGAGGTGCAGGCCGGGCCGCCGGTCAACGACGACTGGCAGGTGCGCGGTCCGCAGGCCGTGCCGCTGGCGATCGAGGCCCTGTTGACGCTCTATCCCGGCACTCATGCCGACAGCGCCAGGTCCGGGGCCGACCAGCGCCTCCGCGCCCTGTTCACCGATCCGACCACGGTCAAGGGGATCTCCCCGCTCCAGATAGGCGAGGACGTCACCCTGGACCGCCTGACAGCCGCCGTCATGGCCGTGGAGGGCGTGAAAAAGGTCGAGTGGACCTCGCCGGGCGGCGACGTGGCCGTGGCGGCGGACGCGCTCGCCACGCTGGAAAGTCTCACCCTGACCGCAGTCGAAGCGAGCGAGGAGTAA
- a CDS encoding baseplate assembly protein, giving the protein MANPSELKTLLKRVVEIAMPNLRAYYRVVRKAKIVATYPAEDGRYWADVQPLRNDESVDEKEPVVPRVEIPVMWAGPNRGVVCPPLAGSLCDLEYYDGDPNFPRISNFRWAGNGAPACEVGAYVIHHSDGTYIKIDADRNILEITPANARTQIGGDKAVAVGGDKTETIGGVWTLKCPLIIQEGNVQSSGPGGAIGNVSCKAHTAQEGSFTLDGPLVVNGGVKINGNLDTSGNSNAGSRSGGAI; this is encoded by the coding sequence ATGGCTAATCCGTCCGAACTGAAAACGCTCCTCAAGCGCGTCGTCGAAATCGCCATGCCCAACCTCCGCGCCTACTACCGCGTGGTGCGCAAGGCCAAGATCGTCGCCACCTATCCGGCCGAGGACGGCCGCTACTGGGCCGACGTGCAGCCGCTGCGCAACGACGAATCCGTGGATGAAAAGGAACCGGTCGTTCCCCGCGTGGAAATCCCCGTGATGTGGGCCGGACCGAATCGCGGCGTGGTCTGCCCGCCGCTGGCCGGTTCACTCTGCGACCTGGAGTACTACGACGGCGACCCGAACTTCCCGCGCATCTCGAATTTTCGCTGGGCCGGCAACGGCGCGCCGGCCTGCGAGGTCGGCGCTTACGTCATCCATCACAGCGACGGCACGTACATCAAGATCGACGCGGACAGGAACATCCTGGAGATCACCCCGGCCAACGCCCGGACCCAGATCGGCGGCGACAAGGCCGTGGCGGTGGGCGGCGACAAGACCGAGACCATCGGAGGCGTCTGGACGCTGAAATGCCCGCTGATCATCCAGGAAGGCAACGTCCAGTCCTCCGGCCCCGGCGGGGCGATAGGCAACGTGAGTTGCAAGGCGCACACCGCGCAGGAGGGGAGCTTCACCCTGGACGGCCCGCTTGTCGTCAATGGCGGCGTGAAGATCAACGGCAACCTCGACACCTCCGGCAACAGCAATGCCGGAAGCCGGAGCGGAGGGGCGATATGA